Proteins found in one Oncorhynchus mykiss isolate Arlee chromosome 17, USDA_OmykA_1.1, whole genome shotgun sequence genomic segment:
- the LOC110494706 gene encoding potassium voltage-gated channel subfamily A member 10-like: MEVPLVNFENMDDIGINMGVPGDSGYPTSPTSEAAPDQNPVTNRVMSPNPSQHHGHQTRPEGFSPSTTPILTTKDPSSCNSLLSNFKLLMNSEGSPTDSVFSKLVQECCDNEEDLFGEKLGVEDGDPKVVINISGMMFETQLKTLSQFPDSLLGDPMKRMEYFDPMKNEYFFDRNRPSFDGILYFYQSGGKVRRPANVPLEIFAREIVFYELGREAMEQFREMEGFITEPEPLLPTNEVHKQFWLLFEYPESSSAARSVALVSVFVIVISIFIFCLETLPEFRDDVDFITTFSLGVNGTQEGPPIVQKDLFAYFTDPFFIVETICIIWFCFELGVRFVVCPSKSDFFHNIMNTIDIVSIIPYFVTMATELYTTPDEDINSSQNMSLAILRIIRLVRVFRIFKLSRHSKGLQILGQTLKASMRELGLLIFFLFIGVILFSSAIYFAEVDEPHTQFVSIPDGFWWAVVTMTTVGYGDMCPTTLGGKMVGTLCAISGVLTIALPVPVIVSNFNYFYHRETEQAEKQVIDDAAEAAQKITDANKYEYGSTPSLNINTINGSLQNDKNGM; this comes from the coding sequence ATGGAGGTGCCACTGGTTAACTTTGAGAACATGGATGATATCGGCATCAACATGGGCGTCCCCGGTGATTCGGGGTACCCCACTTCACCCACTTCAGAGGCAGCGCCTGATCAGAACCCTGTCACCAATCGTGTGATGTCACCAAATCCATCACAGCACCACGGGCACCAGACCAGGCCAGAGGGGTTTTCTCCCTCTACAACGCCTATACTGACTACTAAAGACCCGTCTAGCTGCAACAGTCTGCTGTCCAACTTCAAACTCCTGATGAACAGTGAAGGCTCGCCGACAGACAGTGTCTTCAGTAAGCTGGTTCAGGAGTGCTGTGATAACGAAGAAGACCTGTTTGGGGAGAAACTGGGAGTGGAGGACGGGGATCCGAAAGTGGTCATCAATATTTCAGGCATGATGTTCGAGACACAACTCAAAACTTTATCGCAGTTCCCAGACTCCCTGCTCGGAGACCCCATGAAAAGGATGGAATACTTTGACCCGATGAAGAACGAGTACTTTTTCGACAGGAACCGTCCTAGCTTTGATGGGATCTTGTACTTCTATCAGTCTGGGGGCAAAGTCCGAAGACCGGCCAACGTCCCCTTAGAGATTTTCGCAAGAGAGATAGTTTTCTATGAGTTAGGAAGAGAAGCTATGGAACAGTTCCGGGAAATGGAGGGGTTCATAACAGAACCCGAGCCGCTGTTGCCCACCAACGAGGTCCACAAGCAGTTCTGGCTCCTGTTTGAGTATCCGGAGAGTTCCAGTGCAGCTAGGTCAGTGGCCCTGGTGTCTGTCTTCGTTATTGTCATCTCTATCTTCATTTTCTGCCTGGAGACTCTGCCAGAGTTCCGTGATGACGTAGACTTTATCACCACCTTTTCCCTGGGGGTCAATGGAACCCAGGAGGGTCCTCCTATAGTCCAAAAAGACTTATTCGCCTATTTCACAGACCCCTTTTTCATTGTGGAAACCATCTGCATAATTTGGTTCTGCTTTGAGCTTGGCGTACGCTTTGTGGTCTGCCCCAGCAAAAGTGACTTCTTCCACAACATTATGAACACCATTGACATTGTCTCTATAATACCCTATTTCGTAACCATGGCTACAGAGCTGTACACCACGCCAGATGAAGACATCAACTCCAGCCAAAACATGTCACTGGCCATCTTACGCATCATCCGTCTAGTGCGAGTCTTCCGGATCTTTAAGCTGTCGCGACACTCCAAGGGACTTCAGATCCTGGGCCAGACCCTGAAAGCTAGTATGAGGGAGCTGGGCCTGCTGATCTTCTTCCTCTTTATTGGAGTCATACTCTTCTCCAGTGCCATCTACTTTGCTGAGGTGGACGAGCCCCACACACAGTTTGTCAGTATCCCTGACGGGTTCTGGTGGGCTGTGGTGACAATGACCACTGTGGGATACGGGGACATGTGTCCTACTACTCTGGGAGGCAAAATGGTGGGGACTCTCTGTGCCATTTCCGGCGTGTTGACCATCGCCTTACCCGTCCCTGTTATCGTCTCCAACTTTAACTATTTCTACCACCGGGAGACAGAGCAAGCAGAGAAACAAGTGATTGACGATGCAGCAGAAGCAGCTCAGAAAATAACCGACGCAAATAAGTATGAGTATGGTAGCACACCCTCTCTTAACATTAACACAATCAATGGTAGCTTGCAGAATGACAAGAATGGTATGTAA